Proteins from a single region of Bacillus solimangrovi:
- a CDS encoding ATP-binding protein → MKQISIKWKVLLFIFTIILFSLLIVGIVLIGNFINMKERELSQQALITARTVAQLSSIQENMYGTNEQRGKINWTVERIRIINNADYIVVMDMNRTRLSHPVDKLIGAPSNGNDETPAFAEHTYTSKAKGEVGTAVRGFVPIMNNEHQQVGVVMVGYILPKLSELFSELQKEIYLTVVITFLFGGWGAWMLARMIKEEMFQLEPYEIAKLLVERTETFNAMHEGVVAIDNNKKITIFNHRAKEMLSVSENPEGKQIQDVLPDTRLPEILKLNTPIYNKELKISNKNILSNRIPIKVNKLTVGAVAIFQDQTEVKKIAEELTGVKAFVNALRVQNHEHMNKLHTIAGLIQMGNTQQALDYVFQITEEQQELTHFLSNNIYDDNISGLLLGKVRRGKELGINVQIDRQSQLKQFPPPLDHHDFVLILGNLIENAFDSFNHFHIHDKEIYISIEQDEEILSILIEDNGCGMSMDVQDHIFEHGFSTKDLNTNQGIGLFLVKQIIEKGRGNILIESYKDEGTTFTITFFMNKGENENE, encoded by the coding sequence ATGAAGCAAATATCGATAAAATGGAAGGTACTCTTATTCATTTTTACAATTATCCTCTTCTCCTTATTAATAGTAGGAATCGTATTAATAGGGAACTTCATTAATATGAAAGAACGTGAATTAAGCCAGCAAGCGCTTATTACCGCAAGAACTGTCGCACAATTATCTAGTATTCAAGAAAATATGTATGGAACGAACGAACAACGCGGCAAAATTAATTGGACTGTCGAGAGAATTCGTATCATTAATAATGCAGATTATATTGTTGTTATGGATATGAATCGAACTCGTCTGTCACACCCTGTCGATAAACTAATCGGAGCTCCTTCAAATGGTAATGACGAAACACCTGCTTTTGCTGAACATACGTACACTTCAAAGGCAAAAGGAGAAGTTGGTACTGCTGTTCGTGGCTTTGTCCCTATAATGAACAATGAACACCAGCAAGTAGGTGTTGTAATGGTGGGTTATATACTGCCAAAGCTATCAGAACTATTTAGTGAATTACAAAAAGAAATCTATCTGACCGTCGTAATAACATTTTTGTTCGGCGGCTGGGGAGCGTGGATGCTTGCTCGAATGATAAAAGAAGAAATGTTTCAGTTAGAACCATATGAAATCGCCAAGCTACTTGTGGAACGGACAGAAACCTTCAACGCCATGCATGAAGGCGTCGTAGCAATTGATAATAATAAGAAGATCACAATCTTCAATCATCGTGCAAAAGAAATGTTATCAGTTAGTGAAAACCCAGAAGGAAAACAAATTCAAGATGTACTTCCAGACACACGACTGCCAGAAATTCTTAAGCTTAACACCCCTATCTATAACAAAGAGCTAAAAATTAGTAATAAAAATATTCTTAGTAATCGTATCCCTATAAAAGTTAACAAACTCACTGTTGGTGCAGTTGCTATCTTCCAAGATCAAACTGAAGTAAAAAAAATAGCTGAAGAATTAACTGGCGTAAAAGCATTCGTTAATGCACTTCGTGTACAAAACCATGAACATATGAACAAGTTACACACTATTGCAGGCCTAATCCAAATGGGAAATACTCAACAAGCATTAGATTATGTGTTTCAAATTACCGAAGAGCAACAAGAACTTACACATTTTCTCAGTAATAACATTTACGATGATAACATTTCTGGATTATTACTTGGTAAAGTAAGACGTGGTAAAGAACTCGGTATTAATGTCCAGATCGATCGTCAAAGTCAATTGAAACAATTTCCACCGCCACTCGATCATCATGATTTTGTACTAATTTTAGGTAATTTAATAGAAAATGCCTTTGATTCATTCAATCATTTTCATATTCATGATAAAGAGATTTATATAAGTATTGAACAAGATGAAGAAATCTTATCAATACTCATTGAAGATAATGGTTGCGGAATGTCGATGGATGTTCAAGACCACATTTTTGAACATGGTTTTTCAACAAAGGATCTTAACACCAATCAAGGTATAGGTCTCTTTCTCGTAAAACAAATAATCGAAAAAGGACGAGGTAACATCTTGATTGAATCCTATAAAGATGAAGGTACAACATTTACGATCACCTTTTTCATGAACAAGGGGGAGAACGAAAATGAATAA
- a CDS encoding thiol-disulfide oxidoreductase DCC family protein, giving the protein MKKSTVYYDGQCEICCHTKRTLSFFDWFKIIDWIPLQEMVNDLPFSIEEASKELKVITSNNKVYGGYYAVRKLFLRLPLFVPIGLIAYIPGINRLGVPLYKWLANNRKKLLRRKCKNGQCQI; this is encoded by the coding sequence ATGAAGAAAAGCACTGTCTATTATGATGGACAATGTGAAATATGTTGTCATACAAAAAGAACATTAAGCTTTTTTGATTGGTTTAAAATAATAGATTGGATTCCTCTTCAGGAAATGGTTAATGATTTGCCTTTTTCAATAGAAGAAGCTTCGAAAGAACTAAAAGTAATAACATCTAACAATAAGGTTTATGGAGGATATTATGCTGTAAGGAAGCTATTTTTACGTTTACCTTTATTCGTTCCGATTGGTCTAATTGCGTATATTCCGGGTATAAATCGGTTAGGTGTACCGCTTTACAAATGGTTAGCCAATAATAGAAAAAAACTGCTTAGAAGAAAGTGTAAAAATGGTCAATGTCAAATTTAG
- a CDS encoding alpha/beta hydrolase family protein, with translation MENGTILSKQLYPSPHPRVKVSLVTYLSGGLKVKGFLAEPIIEQKYPGFLYLRGGIKNVGMVRMGRIVQFASEGFVVMAPFYRGNQGGEGQEDFAGEDRGDAIAALCLLKNHPKVQSTHIHVFGFSRGGVMALLTAIQCRDVASVVTWGGVSDMSLTYEERVDLRRMMKRVIGGTPRKVPDAYRERTPLFQIDQIQAPVLIIHGMQDKNVSIEHATRLEKALLKHKKKVESWIFNDYTHYFPPEKNREIVRNLTAWMKMQQ, from the coding sequence GTGGAAAATGGAACAATTTTATCTAAACAGCTCTATCCTTCTCCACATCCAAGAGTAAAGGTATCACTCGTTACATATTTAAGTGGTGGATTAAAGGTAAAAGGTTTTCTGGCTGAACCAATTATCGAACAGAAATATCCAGGATTTCTATATTTAAGAGGAGGAATTAAAAATGTCGGAATGGTAAGGATGGGGAGAATTGTCCAATTTGCTTCAGAAGGCTTTGTCGTTATGGCACCATTTTATCGTGGAAATCAAGGTGGTGAAGGCCAAGAAGATTTCGCTGGAGAAGATAGAGGTGATGCGATTGCAGCTCTATGTCTATTGAAAAACCATCCTAAGGTACAGTCTACTCATATTCATGTGTTTGGATTCTCACGTGGTGGGGTTATGGCATTGTTAACTGCAATACAGTGTCGAGATGTAGCATCGGTAGTCACTTGGGGTGGAGTTTCTGATATGTCACTTACATACGAGGAACGTGTTGATTTGAGGAGGATGATGAAGCGGGTAATTGGAGGTACACCAAGGAAAGTTCCTGATGCTTATCGTGAACGAACTCCTTTATTTCAAATTGATCAAATACAAGCACCAGTTTTAATTATTCACGGTATGCAGGATAAGAATGTTTCGATTGAACATGCAACTCGATTGGAAAAAGCGTTATTAAAACATAAGAAAAAAGTTGAAAGCTGGATTTTTAATGATTATACACATTATTTCCCTCCAGAAAAAAACCGGGAAATCGTACGTAATTTAACAGCTTGGATGAAGATGCAACAATAA
- a CDS encoding response regulator, which translates to MNKHPYKVLLIEDDPMVQEVNKQFIERVQGFKVIGIANNGIEGLTMIQELRPDIAILDIYMPNQDGLETLSLLRKSATPIDVIAVTAANDIETVRRVLQLGAVDYIMKPFKFERMKQALENYISYQKKLSDKDKLSQNELDLLLYGNNKTTEKILPKGLNAITLNKILSYLSSINEPVSAEEVAEGIGLARVTARRYLEYLEKEGRVCIKIKYGGVGRPINRYVIENSFN; encoded by the coding sequence ATGAATAAACATCCATATAAAGTACTCTTAATTGAAGACGACCCAATGGTTCAAGAAGTGAACAAGCAGTTTATTGAGAGAGTACAAGGCTTCAAGGTTATTGGCATTGCAAATAATGGAATTGAAGGATTAACAATGATACAAGAATTAAGACCTGATATTGCAATACTAGACATTTATATGCCTAACCAAGATGGACTTGAAACATTATCATTATTAAGAAAATCAGCTACTCCTATAGATGTCATTGCAGTAACGGCAGCTAATGATATCGAAACCGTTAGACGTGTACTTCAACTTGGTGCAGTTGATTACATTATGAAACCGTTTAAGTTTGAAAGAATGAAACAAGCGTTAGAAAACTATATTTCATATCAAAAAAAATTAAGTGATAAAGACAAGCTTTCACAAAATGAACTCGATCTCCTTCTGTACGGTAATAATAAAACGACTGAGAAAATATTACCAAAAGGATTAAATGCTATCACACTAAATAAAATACTCTCTTACTTATCGTCTATTAATGAACCAGTATCCGCTGAGGAAGTTGCAGAAGGAATAGGTTTAGCTCGTGTAACAGCTAGAAGATACTTAGAGTATCTAGAGAAAGAAGGTAGAGTTTGCATTAAAATTAAATATGGTGGTGTTGGCCGGCCTATTAATCGCTACGTTATTGAAAACAGCTTCAATTAA
- the pckA gene encoding phosphoenolpyruvate carboxykinase (ATP): MKSVEHTIDLNTLLNSDKLKNNLSVPQLVEKTLARNEGVLTSTGAIRATTGKYTGRSPEDKYIVEEESTKDKIDWGTVNQPISQDVFDSLYNKVLHYLNEKEEIFRFQGFAGADKKYRLPIQVINEYAWHNLFVHQLFIRPNELEIQEHDPGFTVISAPNFKADPEIDGTKSETFIMVSFERKTVLIGGTEYAGEMKKSIFSVMNFMLPERDILSMHCSANVGQEGDVALFFGLSGTGKTTLSADPNRRLIGDDEHGWSNNGVFNIEGGCYAKCINLSYEKEPQIWDAIRFGSVLENVILDDETREADYDASDLTENTRAAYPLQAIDNIVDPSIAGHPNTIIFLTADAFGVLPPISKLTKEQAMYHFISGYTSKLAGTERGITEPQATFSTCFGSPFLPLPADRYAEMLGEKIDQYNAQVYLVNTGWTGGSYGEGQRMNLSYTRAMVRAALEGDLNNVETITDPIFNLEIPAHCPGVPDEVLQPKKTWNDGDVYDQKAKDLAHKFNVNFKSFPGASEAIRQAGPIDTEE; encoded by the coding sequence ATGAAATCTGTTGAACACACAATTGATTTAAATACGTTGTTAAATAGCGACAAATTAAAGAACAACTTATCAGTTCCTCAACTTGTCGAAAAAACATTAGCCCGTAATGAAGGCGTGTTAACTTCAACTGGGGCAATCCGTGCTACAACAGGAAAATATACAGGACGTTCGCCAGAAGACAAATATATTGTCGAGGAAGAATCGACCAAAGATAAAATTGATTGGGGAACGGTTAACCAACCAATATCACAAGATGTATTTGATTCATTATATAATAAGGTACTCCATTACTTAAATGAAAAGGAAGAAATTTTTCGTTTCCAAGGGTTTGCGGGTGCAGATAAAAAATACCGCCTACCTATTCAAGTAATTAATGAATATGCTTGGCATAACCTTTTTGTTCATCAGCTTTTTATTCGTCCTAATGAATTAGAAATACAAGAACACGATCCAGGCTTTACTGTTATCTCAGCTCCTAACTTCAAAGCTGATCCTGAAATTGATGGTACAAAATCAGAAACATTCATAATGGTTTCATTTGAGCGTAAAACTGTACTAATAGGTGGAACTGAATACGCAGGAGAGATGAAAAAATCCATCTTCTCTGTTATGAACTTCATGTTACCTGAACGTGATATATTATCTATGCACTGTTCTGCCAACGTTGGACAGGAGGGTGATGTTGCTCTATTCTTTGGACTTTCTGGAACAGGAAAGACAACTTTATCTGCAGATCCAAACCGCCGTTTAATCGGAGACGATGAACATGGTTGGTCAAATAATGGAGTATTCAATATTGAAGGTGGCTGTTATGCGAAATGCATTAACCTTTCCTATGAGAAGGAACCACAAATTTGGGATGCAATCCGTTTCGGTTCTGTACTTGAAAATGTTATCTTAGATGATGAAACACGTGAAGCAGATTATGATGCGTCAGATCTAACAGAAAATACACGTGCAGCATATCCACTTCAAGCAATTGATAACATTGTAGATCCAAGTATTGCAGGACATCCGAATACGATTATTTTCTTAACAGCAGATGCATTTGGAGTTCTCCCACCTATCAGCAAATTAACGAAAGAACAAGCAATGTATCATTTTATTAGTGGATATACAAGTAAGCTTGCTGGTACTGAACGTGGAATTACAGAGCCTCAAGCAACATTCTCAACATGTTTTGGCTCACCTTTCCTTCCACTTCCAGCAGATCGTTATGCGGAAATGTTAGGAGAAAAGATTGATCAATATAATGCCCAAGTCTACTTAGTAAACACTGGATGGACTGGGGGTTCATATGGTGAAGGTCAACGTATGAACTTATCTTATACTCGTGCAATGGTACGTGCAGCGCTTGAAGGAGATTTAAATAACGTCGAAACAATCACAGACCCAATTTTCAACCTTGAAATTCCAGCACATTGTCCTGGTGTACCTGACGAAGTATTACAACCTAAGAAAACTTGGAATGATGGTGATGTTTATGATCAAAAAGCAAAAGATCTCGCTCACAAATTTAACGTGAACTTCAAATCATTCCCTGGTGCTTCAGAAGCCATTCGTCAAGCTGGCCCAATTGATACCGAAGAATAA
- a CDS encoding TRAP transporter small permease yields MKVLNTLLNRLEEITVAITLTISVILTFIEVVLRYGFGSSIGFTHELVVYLLIFTGMIGASIGVREKVHLGVDLLVLQFPYSIQKALTLFSLIICTLFCIIITILGIEHIQILSQFGQVSPEMEIPLYIPKLIVPLSFGLMTIRFIQQIIIIIKTPAKLTLHKEGGIE; encoded by the coding sequence ATGAAAGTCCTTAATACTTTATTAAACCGTCTTGAAGAAATTACGGTAGCAATCACACTAACAATTAGTGTCATTCTTACATTCATTGAAGTTGTGCTCCGTTATGGGTTTGGCAGTTCTATTGGCTTTACACATGAGCTCGTCGTATATTTGCTCATTTTCACAGGAATGATCGGTGCATCCATTGGTGTACGAGAAAAAGTACACTTAGGTGTCGACTTACTCGTATTACAATTCCCTTATTCAATCCAAAAAGCATTAACACTCTTTTCTCTTATCATTTGCACATTATTTTGTATTATCATTACAATTCTAGGAATTGAACATATTCAAATTTTAAGTCAATTCGGACAGGTATCACCCGAGATGGAAATTCCATTATATATACCAAAATTAATCGTTCCACTCTCTTTCGGACTTATGACGATTCGCTTCATTCAGCAAATTATTATCATTATCAAAACACCTGCAAAATTAACATTACACAAAGAAGGAGGTATAGAGTAA
- a CDS encoding hydrolase, which translates to MEKKKYYVAVGPREISQVKDYALNQFEIEATDNEIAMLREVFDDAYSADWLSYWRAHIPYVQYHHDKENDMYDRDLMKAYQMIYELGSNETKEQIQEMGILSL; encoded by the coding sequence ATGGAGAAGAAGAAGTATTATGTAGCTGTTGGACCAAGAGAGATTTCTCAAGTGAAGGACTATGCTTTAAATCAATTTGAAATTGAAGCAACTGATAATGAAATTGCAATGTTGCGGGAAGTATTTGATGATGCGTATTCTGCGGATTGGCTCTCGTATTGGAGGGCTCATATTCCTTATGTTCAATATCATCATGACAAAGAAAATGATATGTATGATCGTGATTTAATGAAGGCGTATCAGATGATTTATGAACTAGGAAGCAATGAAACAAAAGAGCAAATTCAAGAAATGGGTATATTATCTTTATGA
- a CDS encoding TRAP transporter substrate-binding protein, producing MLKKWTMFTMAFVLSVSVLAGCGARSQESSGGNEIGNDNDQQVTSEEKIVVKFSHVVAENTPKGQAAIMFEQLAEEYTGGRVDVQVFPNSQLYNDDDVLAAVQQNNIQLAAPATSKVSKLFPEWTIFDFPFAFPNVEAVQTAMESEKIGDKLFSMLNEQNLQGLAMWDNGFKQMTLDEHPLINPEDFEGQKFRVMSSKVLEAQFEAVNANPTPMPFSEVYSALEQGVIDGQENTLSNIYSKKFHEVQNYMTLSNHGYLGYAVITNSDFWNGLPEDVRAGLDKAMEETTTWVRENGQRLNDENLSKIKEDNTLKDIHELSDEEKQVWMDAMDPVYDQFEEEVGKDLIDAIKELR from the coding sequence ATGTTAAAGAAGTGGACAATGTTCACAATGGCATTTGTGTTATCTGTGAGTGTTCTTGCTGGGTGTGGTGCACGCTCACAAGAAAGTTCCGGTGGCAATGAAATAGGTAATGATAACGACCAACAAGTTACATCTGAAGAAAAAATAGTAGTAAAATTTTCACACGTCGTTGCCGAAAATACACCGAAAGGTCAGGCTGCAATCATGTTTGAGCAATTAGCAGAAGAGTATACAGGTGGAAGAGTTGATGTTCAAGTATTCCCTAACTCTCAGCTCTACAATGATGATGATGTGTTAGCCGCTGTTCAACAAAACAATATTCAACTAGCAGCTCCTGCAACTTCAAAGGTATCCAAACTATTCCCTGAGTGGACAATCTTCGACTTCCCATTTGCATTCCCTAATGTAGAAGCAGTTCAAACCGCAATGGAAAGTGAAAAAATTGGTGATAAATTATTTAGTATGTTAAATGAGCAAAATTTACAAGGATTAGCAATGTGGGATAACGGTTTCAAACAAATGACTTTAGATGAACATCCACTTATCAATCCTGAAGATTTTGAAGGTCAAAAATTCCGTGTAATGTCAAGTAAAGTACTAGAAGCACAATTTGAAGCAGTTAATGCTAATCCAACACCCATGCCATTCAGTGAAGTCTATAGTGCACTTGAACAAGGTGTAATTGATGGACAAGAGAACACACTTTCAAATATATATTCTAAAAAGTTCCATGAAGTTCAAAATTACATGACATTAAGTAACCACGGTTACCTTGGTTATGCAGTTATTACAAACTCAGACTTTTGGAATGGCCTACCCGAAGATGTCCGAGCTGGCTTAGATAAGGCAATGGAAGAAACAACAACATGGGTACGTGAAAATGGCCAACGTTTAAATGATGAGAACCTTTCAAAAATCAAAGAAGATAACACCCTTAAGGACATTCATGAACTATCAGATGAAGAAAAGCAAGTATGGATGGATGCAATGGACCCTGTGTACGATCAATTCGAAGAAGAAGTAGGGAAAGATCTAATTGATGCGATAAAAGAATTACGCTAG
- a CDS encoding TRAP transporter large permease produces MQPVVETNQAPQLKEPGSPLKRLISAICILITIGTTGYAMVTNNMGLALFSTLFLLMLLGLPIAISLGLASLVTIYYFTTDPLPDLAGKVFSGLNSFPLMAIPFFVLAGNIFTTGGVAKRLINLTNAWVGHIPGGLSIAGVVSCAMFAAISGSSPATVVAIGSIMIPAMVKNGYGKGYAVGSISTAGSLGILIPPSIPMIVYAVTVEQSVGKLFLAGIIPGILLMSLLAFVSFYRAKKFDYARAEKASFGQRMRALRSAIWSLSLPIVVIGGIYTGIFTPTESAAVACIIGLIVGFFFHKDLKLKHIPNILIVSSKTTAMLFFIITMAMVFAHILTLERIPHTIADVITSWNVGPIVFLLIVNILLFFAGQFMEPTAIITILAPILFPVAVALGVDPIHFGIIMVVNMEVGMITPPVGLNLYVASGITDMPLIDVTRAAFPWLIAVVIGLILVTYVPQISLWLPNLLY; encoded by the coding sequence ATGCAACCAGTAGTTGAAACAAACCAAGCACCTCAATTAAAAGAACCTGGATCTCCTTTAAAACGACTCATCTCAGCTATATGTATACTCATAACAATAGGAACGACAGGTTATGCAATGGTTACGAATAATATGGGGCTTGCTCTTTTCTCCACCCTTTTCTTGCTTATGCTACTTGGGTTACCAATTGCAATATCACTAGGTTTAGCATCATTAGTAACAATCTATTATTTTACAACAGATCCACTTCCTGATCTTGCTGGAAAAGTATTTTCAGGGTTAAATAGCTTCCCACTAATGGCGATTCCATTCTTCGTTCTTGCAGGGAATATCTTTACTACAGGTGGTGTTGCGAAGCGACTCATTAATTTAACAAATGCATGGGTAGGCCATATTCCAGGCGGATTATCTATTGCAGGTGTTGTTTCTTGTGCTATGTTTGCTGCTATTTCTGGTTCATCTCCAGCAACTGTTGTTGCGATAGGTAGTATTATGATTCCAGCCATGGTTAAGAACGGATATGGAAAAGGGTATGCGGTAGGTTCTATTTCAACTGCTGGCTCTCTTGGCATCTTAATTCCACCTAGTATCCCAATGATCGTCTACGCTGTAACCGTTGAGCAATCTGTTGGAAAATTATTTCTTGCTGGAATTATTCCAGGTATATTGTTAATGTCACTACTCGCTTTTGTAAGTTTTTATCGTGCAAAAAAGTTTGATTATGCACGAGCTGAGAAGGCATCATTCGGACAACGAATGAGAGCATTACGTTCCGCCATTTGGAGTTTATCGTTACCAATCGTTGTAATTGGTGGTATTTATACGGGTATCTTCACTCCGACTGAGTCTGCGGCTGTAGCTTGCATCATTGGCCTTATCGTTGGCTTCTTCTTTCATAAAGACCTAAAGCTTAAACACATACCTAACATTTTAATAGTATCTAGTAAAACTACAGCAATGTTATTTTTCATAATTACGATGGCAATGGTATTTGCTCACATATTAACGCTTGAACGAATCCCACATACAATAGCAGATGTAATAACTAGCTGGAATGTAGGACCTATCGTATTCTTACTAATTGTTAATATTTTATTATTTTTCGCAGGTCAATTTATGGAACCAACAGCTATCATCACGATCTTAGCGCCTATTCTTTTCCCAGTTGCAGTTGCACTAGGAGTTGATCCAATTCATTTCGGAATTATTATGGTCGTAAATATGGAAGTTGGTATGATCACTCCACCTGTAGGATTAAACCTCTACGTTGCAAGTGGAATAACAGATATGCCACTTATTGATGTTACGAGAGCAGCATTCCCTTGGCTCATCGCTGTCGTAATTGGACTCATTCTCGTAACGTATGTACCACAAATCAGTCTCTGGTTACCAAATCTACTTTATTAA
- a CDS encoding TRAP transporter substrate-binding protein, which produces MRHFISLSFFILISVCIAITIGFSFTSSLSPISEDDEQEGLSEQIIINFSHVVAENTPKGLAAQRFADLVRDKTEGHVKVEVFPNGMLFSDGEEIDALRRGDVEMVAPAFSKLTSLVPQWQVLDLPFLFRTDKDVERAFTGEMGKILLELLDEHDIKGLTLWNNGFKQMTSNRGPLIMPEDFVGQRFRIMPSNVLREQFEMMGAIPNRIGFNQVYQNLETNFLDGQENTISNIYSKRFYQVQNYMTISNHGYLGYGVLINKKFWDDIPKEYQEDILEASNETSDWLFEQSVLMNNQQLVRIRQQSNIQIYELSEQEHEQWRKYFEPLYKKFEGDIGNELMDEVKKNQSKSYSRGS; this is translated from the coding sequence TTGCGTCATTTTATTAGTTTAAGCTTTTTTATTCTAATATCTGTATGTATTGCTATTACGATAGGATTTAGTTTTACTTCTTCGTTATCACCTATCTCAGAAGATGATGAACAAGAAGGTCTGAGTGAGCAAATCATAATTAACTTTAGCCATGTAGTTGCTGAGAATACACCGAAGGGTTTAGCTGCCCAGAGGTTTGCTGATCTTGTTCGGGATAAGACAGAAGGACATGTTAAGGTTGAAGTTTTTCCTAATGGAATGTTATTTTCTGATGGAGAAGAAATAGATGCTTTAAGGCGTGGTGATGTAGAGATGGTTGCACCTGCATTTTCAAAGTTGACATCTCTCGTTCCTCAATGGCAAGTGTTAGACCTTCCATTTCTATTTCGAACTGATAAAGATGTAGAACGAGCATTCACTGGTGAAATGGGTAAAATTTTACTCGAATTGTTAGATGAACATGACATTAAGGGGTTAACTCTATGGAATAATGGTTTTAAACAAATGACGAGTAACAGAGGACCTTTAATAATGCCAGAGGATTTTGTAGGTCAACGTTTTCGTATTATGCCTAGTAATGTCCTACGTGAGCAATTTGAAATGATGGGGGCAATACCAAATAGGATTGGTTTTAATCAAGTATATCAAAATTTAGAAACGAATTTTTTAGATGGCCAAGAAAATACCATTTCTAATATTTATTCAAAACGGTTTTACCAAGTACAAAATTATATGACAATCAGTAATCACGGATATTTAGGCTATGGTGTCTTAATAAACAAAAAGTTTTGGGATGATATTCCTAAAGAGTATCAAGAGGACATATTAGAAGCGAGTAATGAAACATCTGATTGGTTATTTGAACAATCTGTCCTTATGAATAATCAACAATTAGTTCGGATTCGTCAACAGTCTAATATTCAAATTTATGAACTTTCTGAACAAGAACATGAACAGTGGAGAAAATATTTTGAACCGCTGTACAAAAAATTTGAAGGAGATATTGGAAATGAGTTAATGGATGAGGTAAAGAAAAATCAAAGTAAATCCTATTCAAGAGGTAGTTAA
- the ytkD gene encoding RNA deprotection pyrophosphohydrolase has translation MFTFKDYYDNVVKLSFEREPFSKYPKHVWVICRYKDQWLLTRHKRRGVEFPGGKVEEGEVAHEAAKREVLEETGGIVKNLHYIGQYSVSGKGGTIVKNIYFAEIEKVEAQPTYYETNGPVLFSKLPNDFSGYQYSFMMKDEVLPNSLKRIEELSLYA, from the coding sequence ATGTTTACATTTAAAGATTATTATGACAACGTAGTAAAGTTATCATTTGAAAGAGAACCTTTTTCAAAATATCCAAAACATGTATGGGTGATTTGTCGTTATAAAGATCAGTGGCTGCTTACAAGACATAAGCGAAGAGGTGTAGAGTTTCCTGGTGGTAAGGTTGAGGAAGGTGAAGTTGCGCATGAAGCAGCTAAACGGGAAGTTCTTGAAGAAACAGGTGGTATTGTGAAGAACTTACATTACATTGGACAATATAGTGTAAGTGGTAAAGGTGGAACAATTGTTAAGAACATCTATTTCGCTGAAATTGAAAAAGTTGAAGCTCAACCAACATATTATGAAACAAACGGACCTGTCTTATTTTCAAAATTACCAAATGATTTTTCAGGTTATCAGTATAGTTTTATGATGAAAGACGAAGTGCTTCCAAATAGTTTAAAACGAATTGAAGAACTCTCACTATATGCCTGA